A region of Prochlorococcus marinus subsp. pastoris str. CCMP1986 DNA encodes the following proteins:
- the psaK gene encoding photosystem I reaction center subunit PsaK: protein MLTTLFAAAAAPATFEWSPKCAIVMIACNVFAYAIARATIRKPNEGFEIPNSQFFGGLSHASVVGANCLGHIFGIGAILGLASRGVL from the coding sequence ATGCTTACTACATTATTTGCAGCAGCGGCTGCTCCCGCAACATTTGAATGGTCACCAAAATGTGCCATCGTAATGATTGCATGTAATGTTTTTGCTTATGCAATTGCAAGAGCCACAATAAGAAAACCTAATGAAGGTTTTGAAATTCCTAATTCACAATTCTTTGGTGGTTTAAGTCATGCTTCTGTCGTAGGAGCTAATTGCCTAGGACATATCTTCGGAATAGGGGCAATACTAGGATTAGCTTCTAGAGGTGTATTGTAA
- a CDS encoding peroxiredoxin, which yields MKSLFGLFVILISLIFNLKSAIAFDYAPEIGDSAPSFHLEGINKSIKSKKIWDSNELIGKWIVLYFYPKDFTAGCTLEAKGFSQLKNDFSKYNAEIIGISADNQDSHDSFCSEKSINYTLLSDPNGTISAKYGSWIPPYSDRNTFLISPEGKITYRWISVLPINHAKEVLNILKKNI from the coding sequence ATGAAGAGTTTGTTTGGCCTTTTTGTAATATTAATATCGTTAATTTTTAATCTTAAATCTGCAATTGCTTTTGATTATGCTCCTGAGATAGGAGATTCAGCTCCTAGTTTCCATTTAGAGGGAATAAACAAAAGTATTAAATCAAAAAAAATATGGGATTCGAATGAATTAATAGGTAAATGGATAGTTTTATATTTTTATCCTAAGGATTTTACCGCTGGTTGTACTCTAGAAGCTAAAGGATTTTCTCAATTAAAAAACGACTTTTCTAAATATAATGCTGAAATAATAGGAATAAGTGCTGACAATCAAGATTCACACGACAGTTTTTGCAGTGAAAAATCAATAAATTACACATTATTATCCGACCCCAATGGTACTATTAGTGCAAAATATGGTTCCTGGATTCCTCCTTATTCCGATAGGAATACTTTTTTGATTTCACCAGAGGGAAAAATAACATACAGATGGATAAGTGTTTTACCAATCAATCATGCAAAAGAAGTACTTAATATATTAAAGAAAAATATATAA
- a CDS encoding DUF2499 domain-containing protein gives MHELSFGTWLIHISSVIEWIYAIFIINKISSYKKLELYYWLSLAMIPNLIGAMCAITWHIFDNQPELYGLVTLQGIFTFIGNSTLAIATIAIYKRTESYE, from the coding sequence TTGCACGAACTTTCATTTGGTACTTGGTTAATTCATATCAGCTCAGTAATAGAATGGATTTATGCAATTTTTATAATAAACAAAATAAGTAGCTATAAAAAACTAGAGCTTTATTACTGGTTAAGTCTCGCGATGATACCTAATTTAATTGGAGCTATGTGTGCAATTACTTGGCATATTTTTGATAATCAACCTGAATTATATGGCTTAGTTACCCTTCAAGGGATTTTCACCTTTATAGGGAACTCAACATTAGCTATCGCTACTATTGCAATTTATAAAAGAACAGAATCCTATGAATGA
- the rpmB gene encoding 50S ribosomal protein L28 encodes MSRVCELTGAKANNGMAVSHSHIRTKKLQQVNLQKRRLWWQEGKKWVNIKISTKALKSIQKVGLDKVAKTNGVDLNKF; translated from the coding sequence ATGTCTAGGGTTTGTGAACTGACAGGTGCAAAAGCTAATAATGGAATGGCTGTTAGTCATTCGCATATACGTACTAAGAAATTACAACAAGTAAATCTTCAAAAAAGGAGACTTTGGTGGCAAGAAGGTAAAAAGTGGGTAAACATAAAAATTAGTACTAAGGCATTAAAATCAATACAAAAGGTTGGTTTAGATAAGGTTGCCAAAACAAATGGAGTGGATCTCAATAAGTTCTGA
- the dxs gene encoding 1-deoxy-D-xylulose-5-phosphate synthase gives MLLSELSHPNQLHGLTVSQLEEIACQIRERHLEVVSTSGGHLGPGLGVVELTLALYQTLDLDFDKVVWDVGHQAYPHKLITGRFNEFDSLRQQKGIAGYLKRSESHFDHFGAGHASTSISAALGMAIARDRKGEDHKCVAVIGDGALTGGMALEAINHAGHLPNTPLVVVLNDNDMSISPPVGALSTYLNRVRLSPPLQFLSDSVQESVKNIPLIGKDIPEELKNIKGSVRRLAVPKVGAVFEELGFTYMGPIDGHDISNLINTFNAAHRLKKPVMVHVVTTKGKGYPYAEADQVGYHAQSSFDLTTGKSIPSSKPKPVSYSKIFGQTLLKICEQDSKVIGITAAMATGTGLDLLQKNIPEQYIDVGIAEQHAVTLAAGMSCDGLKPVVAIYSTFLQRAFDQLIHDVGIQNLPVSFVLDRAGIVGADGPTHQGQYDISYMRAIPNFVLMAPKDEAELQRMLITSINYKGPTALRIPRGSGLGVAVMDEGWEPLKIGEGEILEEGDDVLIIAYGSMVQSATETANLLKNRGISACIINARFVRPLDQDLIIPLVRKLKKVVTMEEGTLVGGFGSAIVEMLNDNDINIPVLRIGIPDVLVDHASPDQSKEKLGLTPDQMAEKIINKFNLAKLNSKITVE, from the coding sequence ATGCTTTTAAGTGAGTTAAGCCATCCAAATCAATTACATGGTTTAACGGTATCACAATTAGAGGAAATTGCCTGTCAGATTAGAGAGAGACATTTGGAGGTGGTTTCAACAAGTGGAGGACATCTAGGGCCTGGACTAGGCGTTGTTGAATTAACACTTGCTTTATATCAAACATTAGATCTTGATTTTGATAAAGTTGTATGGGATGTTGGTCATCAGGCTTATCCTCATAAATTAATTACTGGACGTTTCAATGAGTTTGACTCTTTACGTCAACAAAAAGGTATTGCTGGTTATCTAAAACGTAGTGAAAGTCATTTTGATCACTTTGGAGCAGGTCACGCAAGTACATCAATATCAGCTGCGCTAGGAATGGCAATTGCAAGAGATAGAAAAGGGGAAGATCATAAATGCGTTGCAGTTATAGGTGATGGAGCATTAACTGGGGGAATGGCTTTAGAAGCGATAAATCATGCGGGGCATTTGCCAAATACTCCCTTAGTTGTTGTTCTGAATGATAATGATATGTCAATATCTCCTCCTGTTGGAGCTCTTTCTACATATCTAAATAGAGTAAGACTAAGTCCACCATTACAATTTTTGTCAGATAGTGTTCAGGAAAGTGTTAAAAATATTCCTCTTATAGGTAAAGATATACCTGAAGAATTAAAAAATATAAAAGGAAGTGTTAGACGTTTAGCTGTACCAAAAGTTGGAGCAGTTTTTGAAGAACTTGGTTTTACGTATATGGGACCAATTGATGGACATGATATTTCTAATCTTATAAATACTTTCAATGCTGCTCATAGACTTAAAAAACCAGTAATGGTTCATGTTGTTACAACAAAAGGGAAAGGATATCCATATGCAGAAGCAGATCAAGTAGGGTACCATGCTCAATCATCATTCGATCTTACGACTGGTAAATCAATTCCATCAAGTAAGCCTAAACCAGTCAGTTATAGTAAAATATTTGGTCAAACGCTTTTAAAAATTTGCGAGCAAGACAGTAAGGTTATAGGAATTACAGCAGCGATGGCTACTGGAACTGGACTAGATTTATTACAAAAAAATATTCCAGAACAATATATAGATGTAGGAATAGCTGAACAACATGCAGTTACATTAGCAGCTGGAATGTCTTGCGATGGTCTTAAACCTGTAGTTGCTATTTACAGTACATTCTTGCAACGGGCTTTTGATCAGCTAATTCATGATGTAGGTATTCAGAATCTACCTGTATCCTTTGTTTTAGATAGAGCAGGAATAGTTGGTGCCGATGGTCCAACTCATCAGGGTCAATATGATATTAGCTATATGAGAGCTATTCCTAATTTTGTTTTAATGGCTCCAAAAGATGAAGCTGAACTTCAAAGAATGTTAATTACATCTATTAATTACAAGGGACCTACAGCACTTCGCATTCCAAGAGGTTCAGGTTTAGGTGTAGCAGTAATGGATGAGGGATGGGAGCCTTTGAAGATAGGCGAAGGAGAAATTTTAGAAGAAGGTGATGATGTTTTAATTATTGCTTATGGTTCAATGGTTCAATCCGCTACTGAAACTGCAAACTTACTAAAAAATAGAGGCATTAGTGCTTGTATTATTAATGCTAGATTTGTTAGACCTCTTGATCAAGATTTAATAATACCGTTAGTAAGAAAACTTAAAAAGGTAGTAACAATGGAAGAAGGTACATTAGTTGGAGGATTTGGCTCGGCTATTGTTGAAATGTTAAACGATAATGATATAAATATACCAGTTTTAAGAATTGGTATTCCTGATGTACTTGTAGATCATGCATCACCTGATCAGAGTAAAGAAAAATTAGGACTTACACCTGATCAGATGGCAGAAAAAATTATTAACAAATTTAATTTAGCAAAATTAAATTCTAAAATTACCGTTGAATAA
- a CDS encoding DUF3593 domain-containing protein yields MNDFFLRFLNYLSRFDNTALFAASIIPYSIFLYYLYKIKSLNKLIKVGFSLTVLFVFITIVISIYSLTYYQRTLVEVDLLHGSAEFFLTLSDFVILLGFIKMLNRLEVNNS; encoded by the coding sequence ATGAATGATTTTTTTTTAAGATTTCTAAATTACTTATCAAGATTTGATAATACAGCCTTATTTGCAGCATCTATAATTCCATATTCGATTTTCTTATATTATTTATACAAGATAAAGTCATTAAATAAATTAATCAAAGTTGGTTTTTCTTTAACTGTATTATTTGTATTTATAACCATAGTAATTTCGATATATTCTCTTACTTACTATCAAAGAACTCTTGTTGAAGTTGACTTACTTCATGGTTCAGCAGAATTTTTCTTAACTTTAAGCGATTTTGTTATTTTACTTGGCTTTATAAAGATGTTAAATCGTCTAGAAGTAAATAACTCTTAA